Proteins co-encoded in one Bemisia tabaci chromosome 9, PGI_BMITA_v3 genomic window:
- the LOC109043186 gene encoding uncharacterized protein: MDFRLIATFFFALMSLAMFVSAAPEPNPNPRGWGGGRGGYGGGYHGGYGGGYGGHRGGGYGGHHGGYGGHRGGYGGHHGGGWRG; the protein is encoded by the coding sequence GCCACCTTTTTCTTCGCGCTCATGAGCCTGGCCATGTTCGTCTCTGCCGCACCAGAGCCCAACCCTAATCCTCGCGGATGGGGCGGTGGCCGTGGCGGCTACGGTGGCGGTTACCATGGTGGTTACGGCGGCGGCTACGGCGGACACCGCGGTGGCGGATACGGTGGACATCACGGCGGATACGGTGGTCATCGCGGCGGATACGGTGGTCATCACGGAGGCGGATGGAGAGGCTAG